A region from the Streptomyces tsukubensis genome encodes:
- a CDS encoding PIN domain-containing protein, producing the protein MTPSERPAPRYLAHTSLVWRLLFGTVGGPWPERVAEGLVTICPVTHAELRHGLHPGTDPLPLHLALDRAFGSVPLRHFDKQPEAADVGKRLRALGVGQPPSLMDIVTALTARDHGLTLVHTIDRFDSINRVCPDISLIKVQAARPPRPEPSRDTNRRRGFLRSLLDD; encoded by the coding sequence GTGACCCCCTCCGAGCGGCCGGCCCCGCGCTACCTCGCCCATACGTCACTGGTCTGGCGGCTGCTTTTCGGCACGGTCGGCGGCCCCTGGCCCGAGCGGGTCGCCGAAGGGCTCGTGACCATCTGCCCCGTCACCCATGCCGAACTCCGGCACGGTCTGCACCCCGGTACGGACCCCTTGCCCCTGCATCTGGCGCTCGACCGGGCCTTCGGCTCCGTCCCGCTGAGGCACTTCGACAAGCAGCCCGAAGCCGCCGACGTGGGCAAGCGGCTGCGCGCGCTCGGCGTCGGGCAGCCGCCCTCCCTGATGGACATCGTGACCGCGCTCACCGCACGCGACCACGGTCTGACCCTCGTCCACACCATCGACCGCTTCGACAGCATCAACCGGGTGTGCCCCGATATCTCCCTGATCAAGGTGCAGGCGGCCCGCCCTCCGCGCCCCGAGCCCTCCCGGGACACCAACCGGCGGCGGGGCTTCCTGCGCAGCCTCCTGGACGACTGA
- a CDS encoding ABC transporter ATP-binding protein: MKLTVEEIHVELGRKPILHDVNLEAGPGDIVGLIGPNGSGKSTLLRTVYRSLRPHRGVVRVDGDDVWGLSARNAARRTAAVLQDAGSNPSGLCVTEVVALGRTPHHGLVGRDSAEDHEAVDQALDLCGIQHMAGRDVTSLSGGERQRVLLARALAQRPRLLVLDELTNHLDVRARFELLDLIRATGITTLAVLHDLDLAARLCDHLVALHSGRVVAAGPVLEVLTPGLLREVFGVAGTADRHADGIVRITYAAQPLALERLSEAGVG, encoded by the coding sequence ATGAAGCTGACCGTCGAAGAGATCCACGTCGAACTCGGCCGGAAGCCGATCCTCCACGATGTGAACCTGGAGGCCGGGCCGGGCGATATCGTCGGCCTCATCGGCCCCAACGGCAGCGGCAAATCGACGCTGCTGCGGACGGTCTACCGTTCGCTGCGCCCCCACCGCGGTGTGGTGCGTGTGGACGGGGACGACGTCTGGGGGCTGAGCGCGCGCAATGCCGCCCGCCGTACCGCCGCCGTCCTCCAGGACGCCGGGAGCAATCCGTCCGGCCTCTGCGTCACGGAGGTGGTGGCCCTCGGCCGGACCCCGCACCACGGGCTCGTCGGCCGTGACAGCGCCGAGGACCACGAGGCCGTGGACCAGGCCCTCGACCTGTGCGGGATCCAGCACATGGCCGGACGCGACGTCACCTCCCTGTCCGGAGGCGAGCGCCAGCGGGTGCTGCTGGCGCGCGCCTTGGCCCAGCGGCCCCGGCTCCTCGTTCTCGACGAGCTCACCAACCATCTGGACGTCCGCGCCCGCTTCGAACTCCTGGACCTCATCCGGGCGACCGGCATCACGACCCTCGCCGTCCTCCACGACCTCGACCTGGCGGCCCGGCTCTGCGACCACCTGGTGGCGCTCCACTCGGGCCGGGTGGTGGCCGCGGGCCCGGTCCTGGAGGTGCTGACGCCCGGTCTGCTGCGCGAGGTGTTCGGCGTGGCGGGCACTGCCGACCGTCACGCCGACGGCATCGTACGCATCACCTATGCGGCGCAGCCCCTGGCCCTGGAGCGGCTGTCGGAGGCCGGGGTCGGCTGA
- a CDS encoding sigma-70 family RNA polymerase sigma factor — MLAPALPALRGPRNRRKKHDRTEEADQLITGWALAARGGDPDAVERFIRALHYDVLRYVAYLSADPQSADDLTQETFIRALGSLHRFEGRSSARAWLLSIARRAVIDDFRRAAARPRLADRQDWRRAAEQTQPVGVPGFEEGIALLDLLAALPDERREAFILTQLLGLSYAEAADVTDCPVGTIRSRVARARSMLLVLLAEPEQPRTDGDDLIPAVPPSHTAVSVLAGAAA, encoded by the coding sequence GTGCTTGCTCCTGCCCTGCCCGCATTACGCGGGCCCCGCAACAGACGTAAGAAGCACGACAGGACCGAGGAGGCCGATCAGCTGATCACCGGCTGGGCGCTGGCCGCCCGGGGCGGCGATCCGGACGCCGTCGAACGGTTCATCCGCGCTCTGCACTACGACGTACTGCGCTATGTCGCCTATCTGAGCGCCGACCCGCAGTCGGCGGACGATCTGACCCAGGAGACGTTCATACGTGCCCTGGGCAGCCTGCACCGGTTCGAGGGCCGCTCCTCGGCCCGCGCCTGGCTGCTGTCGATCGCACGCCGGGCCGTGATCGACGACTTCCGGCGGGCCGCCGCGCGCCCCCGGCTGGCCGATCGCCAGGACTGGCGGCGGGCCGCCGAACAGACCCAGCCGGTCGGCGTGCCGGGCTTCGAGGAGGGCATCGCACTCCTCGACCTGCTGGCAGCGCTGCCGGACGAACGCCGCGAGGCGTTCATCCTCACGCAGCTGCTGGGCCTGTCGTACGCGGAGGCCGCCGATGTCACCGACTGCCCGGTCGGGACCATCCGTTCGCGGGTGGCCCGCGCCCGCTCGATGCTGCTGGTCCTGCTCGCCGAGCCGGAACAGCCCCGCACGGACGGCGACGACCTGATTCCGGCCGTCCCACCGTCCCATACGGCGGTATCCGTCCTGGCCGGCGCGGCTGCATGA
- a CDS encoding beta-ketoacyl synthase N-terminal-like domain-containing protein, which produces MISRAPDGEGPHDDRVAVVGMGVAVPGACDPEELWKLLCGDRPVFDEPSDRFRLDSFWSADPAAEDRGYVRTSGFLHDFRPHPALAAEIAAGTLSAAAQNPVWLRHCLLQARDTVTARSTDRYAYHVGTSALVGQRTDEAVLAECVPRAVAERLHRDEPARMAEAEARLRALLRSHHGYGAEEPRDTLPDRVVRAAAAGLLPDDCEFSVVDAACSSSLYAIGLGVASLLAGACDIAYCGGVSGVTPRYNVTFSKLHGLSPSGDVRAFDDDADGTLFSDGAGVVALKRLDRAVEDGDPVFGVLVGFGGSSDGRGTAIYAPNPVGQRRCLDRARQASGLTADDVDWVIAHGTGTAVGDAVELRTLAAATDPGSVWCGSNKSLLGHTGWSSGVVSVVQALTALRQGTIPAQRRFTGPGLTAQTGDRVRIPSADVPWHAGGRRSRTAGVSAFGFGGTNAHLLITDREPVRTGPRPARTGPDPVVVLAWTAHLPGDPGPEATERLLREGRIPGPRTFGPRYPAPPFPDVRLPPPTVRSTDAGQLMALRVAGLFAAEHGELWAPVRATTGVFAAATGPPPSSMDHLVRCHAADVHRILDEPDRTAFTEWLADLRATTPATTKDTLPGLLPNIIPARIANRYDLGGPTMLVDTGTTSGLTAVHTAVRQLAAGAVDMALVLGVSATGRPEFARFMGVAAERIAEGAFLLALSRESVALAHGLTPLVRLRTDWTGSPQASADAVPGGPGAAEDTFLGADGVLAVIRALHSTASGVTVGPADGEPGPVITLSPADGSPLRQTRTSR; this is translated from the coding sequence GTGATCTCCCGTGCTCCGGACGGGGAGGGGCCGCACGACGACAGGGTCGCCGTCGTCGGGATGGGTGTCGCCGTGCCGGGCGCCTGCGACCCGGAGGAGCTGTGGAAGCTGCTGTGCGGTGACAGACCCGTGTTCGATGAGCCGTCGGACCGCTTCCGGCTCGATTCCTTCTGGTCCGCGGATCCGGCCGCCGAGGACCGCGGCTATGTCCGCACTTCGGGTTTTCTGCACGACTTCCGTCCGCACCCCGCACTGGCCGCGGAGATCGCGGCCGGAACGCTCTCGGCCGCCGCGCAGAACCCGGTCTGGCTGCGGCACTGCCTGCTGCAGGCGCGGGACACCGTCACCGCCCGCAGCACCGACCGATACGCCTACCACGTCGGGACCAGCGCCCTGGTCGGCCAGCGCACCGACGAGGCGGTGCTGGCCGAGTGCGTTCCCCGGGCCGTCGCCGAGCGGCTGCACCGCGACGAGCCCGCCCGGATGGCCGAGGCCGAGGCACGGCTGCGCGCCCTGCTGAGAAGCCACCACGGGTACGGCGCCGAAGAGCCGCGGGACACACTGCCCGACCGGGTCGTACGGGCCGCGGCGGCCGGACTGTTACCCGACGACTGCGAGTTCTCCGTGGTCGACGCGGCCTGCTCGTCCTCGCTGTACGCGATCGGTCTGGGTGTCGCGAGCCTGCTGGCGGGCGCCTGCGATATCGCCTACTGCGGCGGGGTGTCGGGAGTGACGCCGCGTTACAACGTCACGTTCTCCAAACTGCACGGGCTGAGCCCCAGCGGCGACGTCCGCGCGTTCGACGACGACGCCGACGGAACGCTGTTCTCGGACGGAGCGGGCGTTGTCGCGCTGAAGCGCCTGGACCGGGCCGTCGAGGACGGGGACCCGGTGTTCGGCGTCCTCGTGGGATTCGGCGGGTCGTCGGACGGCCGGGGAACGGCGATCTACGCCCCCAACCCCGTCGGTCAGCGCCGCTGCCTGGACCGCGCCCGGCAGGCATCGGGTCTCACGGCGGACGATGTCGACTGGGTCATCGCGCACGGGACGGGCACGGCCGTCGGTGACGCGGTCGAGCTGCGGACCCTCGCCGCCGCCACCGATCCGGGCAGCGTCTGGTGCGGATCCAACAAGTCCCTGCTCGGTCATACCGGGTGGAGCTCCGGAGTGGTCTCGGTCGTCCAGGCCCTCACGGCGCTGCGGCAGGGCACGATACCGGCACAGCGACGCTTCACCGGTCCCGGGCTCACCGCGCAGACCGGCGACCGGGTACGCATACCTTCGGCGGACGTTCCCTGGCATGCGGGCGGCCGGCGTTCCAGGACCGCAGGCGTCTCCGCCTTCGGCTTCGGCGGCACCAACGCCCATCTGCTGATCACCGACCGAGAGCCCGTGCGGACGGGCCCGCGCCCCGCCCGCACCGGGCCCGATCCGGTGGTCGTCCTCGCCTGGACCGCGCACCTGCCCGGCGACCCCGGCCCCGAGGCGACGGAGCGGCTGCTGCGCGAAGGCCGCATCCCCGGGCCGCGTACCTTCGGCCCCCGCTATCCGGCGCCCCCGTTTCCGGACGTCCGTCTCCCTCCGCCCACCGTACGGTCCACGGACGCGGGCCAGCTCATGGCCCTGCGGGTGGCGGGCCTGTTCGCCGCCGAACACGGTGAGCTGTGGGCGCCGGTACGGGCGACCACCGGGGTCTTCGCGGCCGCCACCGGTCCGCCGCCGTCCTCCATGGATCATCTGGTGCGCTGTCATGCCGCCGACGTACACCGCATTCTCGACGAACCCGACCGGACGGCGTTCACCGAATGGCTCGCCGACCTGCGGGCCACGACCCCGGCGACCACCAAGGACACGCTGCCGGGGCTGCTGCCCAACATCATCCCGGCGCGTATCGCCAACCGCTACGACCTGGGCGGCCCCACCATGCTGGTCGACACGGGCACCACCAGCGGGCTCACCGCCGTGCACACCGCCGTCCGCCAACTGGCGGCCGGTGCCGTCGACATGGCGCTCGTCCTCGGTGTCAGCGCGACCGGCCGACCCGAGTTCGCCCGCTTCATGGGCGTCGCGGCCGAGCGGATCGCGGAGGGGGCGTTCCTCCTCGCGCTGAGTCGCGAGTCCGTCGCCCTCGCGCACGGCCTGACCCCCCTCGTCCGCCTCCGCACGGACTGGACCGGCAGCCCTCAGGCGTCTGCGGATGCCGTCCCCGGCGGGCCCGGTGCGGCGGAGGACACCTTCCTCGGCGCCGACGGCGTCCTCGCCGTGATCCGTGCCCTGCACTCCACCGCGTCCGGCGTCACCGTGGGACCCGCGGACGGCGAACCGGGCCCGGTGATCACCCTCTCCCCCGCCGACGGCTCACCTCTTCGGCAGACAAGGACCAGCCGATGA
- a CDS encoding acyltransferase domain-containing protein has product MTSGVAFLFPGQGSYVPGVFAGLGADAGRVATLVAEIDAAVEEFRLKPVRPLLFSPDAPALAELLESDHERLDVAILATSIALAELLESRHGMSPDHVAGHSLGEFGALAVAGVFTPGDAARAVCERHATLRKAPPPTGGMLAVKADAARAGELIAAARAGTSAVSALNSPSQTVISGAEADLVKVQQLAREEGIRTSRLHVPGPFHVPQLADASALYATTMRTIRISAPRERFFYSHGLGRFLTAQDDVVDLMVNDMTRPVRFHDSVRALNAEGVTTYVECGALDVLTRIVSGSLPRAVTLAPLREATTTPDLSARLRPAGTPAVNGVAAPAGPAPAAEVDPEVLAGVRAVCAEVLEYPLEVITDDADFQADLGVDSLAMTELQAHALQRFGLKETLQDADTGTYGTVSGLAAYITGLLSEGTGSVSGRR; this is encoded by the coding sequence ATGACCAGTGGGGTGGCGTTCCTCTTCCCCGGCCAAGGGTCGTACGTACCGGGCGTCTTCGCCGGTCTGGGTGCCGATGCCGGCCGGGTGGCGACCCTCGTCGCGGAGATCGACGCGGCCGTCGAGGAGTTCCGGCTGAAGCCGGTCCGGCCGCTTCTGTTCTCCCCGGACGCTCCGGCGCTGGCGGAGCTGCTCGAATCCGATCACGAGCGGCTCGACGTGGCCATCCTGGCAACCTCCATCGCCCTGGCGGAGCTTCTGGAGTCACGGCACGGGATGAGTCCCGACCATGTCGCCGGGCACAGTCTCGGGGAGTTCGGAGCCCTCGCCGTCGCCGGTGTCTTCACCCCGGGCGACGCGGCCAGGGCGGTCTGCGAACGCCACGCCACGCTGCGCAAGGCGCCGCCGCCCACGGGCGGGATGCTGGCGGTGAAGGCGGACGCGGCCCGCGCCGGGGAGCTGATCGCTGCCGCGCGGGCCGGGACGTCGGCCGTATCGGCGCTGAACTCCCCCAGCCAGACGGTGATCAGCGGCGCGGAAGCGGATCTGGTGAAGGTGCAGCAGCTGGCACGGGAGGAAGGCATCCGTACCTCCCGGCTGCATGTCCCCGGCCCCTTCCACGTCCCGCAGCTGGCCGACGCGAGCGCCCTGTACGCGACGACGATGCGCACCATACGGATATCCGCGCCCCGGGAGCGCTTCTTCTACTCCCACGGTCTGGGCCGCTTCCTGACGGCGCAGGACGATGTCGTCGACCTGATGGTGAACGACATGACCCGTCCGGTGCGGTTCCACGACTCCGTACGCGCGCTGAACGCGGAGGGCGTCACGACCTATGTGGAGTGCGGTGCGCTGGACGTCCTCACCCGGATCGTGTCCGGATCGCTGCCCCGCGCCGTGACCCTGGCACCGCTCCGGGAGGCCACGACGACACCGGATCTGTCCGCCCGGCTGCGGCCCGCCGGCACCCCGGCCGTGAACGGCGTCGCTGCGCCCGCGGGCCCGGCGCCGGCCGCCGAGGTCGACCCGGAGGTGCTCGCGGGGGTACGTGCGGTGTGCGCCGAGGTCCTGGAGTATCCGCTGGAGGTGATCACCGACGACGCGGACTTCCAGGCCGATCTCGGTGTCGACTCCCTGGCGATGACCGAGCTGCAGGCCCACGCGCTGCAGCGGTTCGGTCTGAAGGAGACGCTGCAGGACGCGGATACGGGAACGTACGGCACGGTTTCCGGTCTGGCCGCGTACATCACGGGCCTGCTGAGTGAGGGCACCGGTTCCGTTTCCGGGCGGCGGTGA
- a CDS encoding FecCD family ABC transporter permease: MGLLAVLLVAMVLAISIGAVTVPVGEVWRIIWHRITGSGTVTDPAMDQIVWNFRTPRVVLAALVGAGLAIAGVVLQAVVANPLADPYVLGVSSGASLGAVLVITLTSGALGGLGVSSAAFVGAALAAALVFFLGQKQGRLAPTRLVLSGVAVGYLFLAATSYLQLQATPTELRTVMFWMLGSVAGAQWGQLPLVTTVVIATTVVLALFGRRLNALLVGDESATALGVDVHRLRAVLLALSSLVTGTVIAVAGGIGFVGLMIPHLVRLTTGADHRRLLPQAALVGAIYLVVVDLLARTVHRPNELPLGILTALFGAPFFLWLLRRNKSLDTA, from the coding sequence GTGGGGCTGCTGGCCGTGCTCCTGGTGGCCATGGTCCTGGCGATCAGCATCGGAGCCGTGACCGTGCCGGTGGGTGAGGTGTGGCGGATCATCTGGCACCGCATCACCGGCAGCGGAACGGTCACCGACCCCGCCATGGACCAGATCGTCTGGAACTTCCGCACCCCGCGCGTCGTCCTCGCGGCGCTGGTCGGCGCGGGGCTCGCGATCGCCGGTGTGGTCCTGCAGGCCGTCGTCGCCAACCCGCTCGCCGACCCGTACGTCCTGGGCGTCTCGTCCGGTGCGTCACTCGGCGCCGTGCTCGTCATCACCCTCACCAGCGGTGCGCTCGGCGGCCTGGGAGTGTCGTCGGCGGCCTTCGTCGGCGCCGCGCTGGCGGCCGCGCTGGTCTTCTTCCTCGGCCAGAAACAAGGGCGTCTCGCACCGACCCGCCTGGTCCTGTCCGGTGTGGCCGTGGGCTATCTGTTCCTGGCCGCCACCAGCTATCTGCAGCTCCAGGCCACTCCGACCGAACTGCGCACGGTCATGTTCTGGATGCTGGGCAGCGTCGCCGGCGCACAGTGGGGGCAGCTCCCCCTCGTCACCACCGTCGTCATCGCCACCACCGTGGTCCTGGCCCTCTTCGGCCGCCGGCTCAACGCCCTCCTCGTCGGCGACGAATCCGCCACCGCCCTCGGGGTCGACGTACACCGGCTGCGCGCCGTGCTGCTGGCGCTGTCCTCCCTGGTGACCGGGACGGTCATCGCCGTCGCCGGGGGAATCGGCTTCGTCGGCCTGATGATCCCCCATCTGGTGCGCCTCACGACCGGCGCCGACCACCGCAGGCTGCTCCCCCAGGCTGCCCTGGTCGGCGCCATCTACCTGGTCGTCGTCGACCTGCTCGCCCGCACCGTCCACCGCCCCAACGAACTGCCGCTCGGTATCCTCACCGCCCTGTTCGGGGCCCCCTTCTTCCTGTGGCTGCTGCGCCGCAACAAGAGCCTGGACACCGCATGA
- a CDS encoding RNA polymerase sigma factor has protein sequence MAEAPGHPAVPVAQPLRPPDPDTRPGAEFARYYEQQMPRLLIHLVRRGASWHEAGEAAQAAFTEAFTQWDRIAHPAGWLRLVAYRLYLRRPARREEPTDQLPDGPGGSCPLHKVELKESEQWVLSALSALPSQQSAVMAWHLDGFATREIAEALGTTPAAVRQNLARARARLKTILLAPTDRTGDGGRE, from the coding sequence ATGGCTGAGGCCCCGGGCCACCCCGCCGTCCCGGTGGCGCAGCCGTTACGCCCGCCCGACCCGGACACACGGCCGGGCGCCGAGTTCGCCCGCTACTACGAACAGCAGATGCCCCGGCTGCTCATTCATCTGGTCCGCCGGGGGGCGAGCTGGCACGAGGCCGGGGAAGCCGCCCAGGCCGCCTTCACCGAGGCGTTCACCCAGTGGGATCGCATCGCACACCCCGCCGGCTGGCTGCGGCTGGTCGCCTACCGCCTCTATCTGCGCCGCCCCGCACGCCGGGAGGAGCCCACCGACCAGCTGCCCGACGGGCCCGGAGGCAGCTGTCCGCTGCACAAGGTGGAACTGAAGGAGTCCGAGCAGTGGGTCCTGTCCGCTCTGTCGGCCCTGCCGTCGCAGCAGAGCGCGGTCATGGCCTGGCACCTCGACGGCTTCGCCACCCGGGAGATCGCGGAGGCCCTCGGGACCACCCCGGCAGCGGTACGGCAGAACCTCGCCAGGGCCCGCGCCCGGCTCAAGACGATCCTGCTCGCACCCACCGACCGGACAGGAGACGGAGGCCGGGAATGA
- a CDS encoding DJ-1/PfpI family protein gives MSSPDLESALTVGVFVFEGAEELDVVGPWEVLGFWAAHVATAPVRLVTVAREEGWVRCAKGLRLGVDHSPADAPALDVLIHPGGDGTRALKDDGAHLEWLRELHRREVLLASVCTGSLVLAAAGLLRDRPATTHRDFTERLAALDGTIDVRAAERYVDDGTIVTSAGVSAGIDMAFHLVERLDSAEASAEVRRGTQYDRPVSRPRPPTAAPGPGAAPHR, from the coding sequence GTGAGCTCACCGGATCTGGAGTCCGCGCTGACCGTAGGCGTTTTCGTGTTCGAGGGCGCCGAGGAACTCGATGTCGTCGGCCCCTGGGAAGTCCTCGGCTTCTGGGCCGCCCACGTCGCCACGGCACCCGTCCGCCTGGTCACGGTCGCCCGGGAGGAGGGATGGGTGCGCTGCGCCAAGGGGCTGCGCCTGGGCGTGGACCACAGCCCTGCCGACGCTCCCGCACTCGACGTGCTGATCCACCCGGGCGGTGACGGCACGCGCGCGCTCAAGGACGACGGCGCGCATCTGGAGTGGCTCAGGGAGCTGCACCGTCGCGAGGTGCTGCTGGCGAGCGTGTGCACCGGTTCACTCGTACTGGCGGCCGCCGGACTGCTCCGGGACCGGCCCGCGACCACGCACCGCGACTTCACCGAAAGACTGGCGGCCCTGGACGGCACGATCGACGTCCGCGCCGCCGAACGGTATGTCGACGACGGCACCATCGTCACCAGCGCGGGTGTCTCCGCTGGCATCGACATGGCCTTCCACCTGGTGGAACGCCTCGACAGCGCGGAGGCATCGGCCGAGGTCCGCCGGGGGACGCAGTACGACCGTCCCGTCAGCCGACCCCGGCCTCCGACAGCCGCTCCAGGGCCAGGGGCTGCGCCGCATAGGTGA
- a CDS encoding lytic polysaccharide monooxygenase auxiliary activity family 9 protein, with protein sequence MSSARRRIAAASVVASAATFVSLAPTPASAHGSVFGPVSRVSACFAEGPETPKSQVCKDLVADSGTQPLYDWNEVNIANANGKHKELIPDGKLCSANRVKYRALDWARADWPATNVAAGSYNFNVRITAAHLGTMTMYITKPGFDPTKPLKWSDLDPTPVGTHATPRVSDNGYYRFTGNLPARTGRHIVYKVWQRHDSPEAFYGCSDVVFGSSAATAKAPTQAKIDAGASLSTVSHSGHGGDEQAPALASAESQPAGSSPVGAVTWAGGAAVFAVGALLLNRSRRRTN encoded by the coding sequence ATGTCTTCCGCACGACGCCGCATTGCCGCGGCCTCCGTGGTCGCTTCCGCCGCGACCTTCGTCTCCCTGGCGCCGACCCCCGCGAGCGCCCACGGTTCCGTCTTCGGTCCGGTCAGCAGGGTGAGTGCCTGCTTCGCCGAAGGCCCGGAGACGCCCAAGTCCCAGGTCTGTAAGGACCTTGTCGCGGACTCGGGCACCCAGCCGCTGTACGACTGGAACGAGGTGAACATCGCCAACGCGAACGGCAAGCACAAGGAGCTCATCCCCGACGGAAAGCTCTGCTCCGCCAACCGCGTGAAGTACCGCGCCCTGGACTGGGCCCGCGCCGACTGGCCCGCCACGAACGTGGCCGCCGGTTCGTACAACTTCAACGTGCGGATCACCGCGGCCCACCTGGGCACGATGACGATGTACATCACCAAGCCGGGCTTCGACCCCACGAAGCCCCTCAAGTGGTCGGACCTGGACCCGACCCCGGTCGGCACCCACGCCACGCCGCGCGTCAGCGACAACGGCTACTACCGCTTCACCGGCAACCTGCCCGCCCGCACGGGCCGCCACATCGTCTACAAGGTCTGGCAGCGCCACGACAGCCCCGAGGCGTTCTACGGCTGCTCGGACGTCGTCTTCGGCTCTTCGGCCGCCACGGCCAAGGCGCCGACCCAGGCGAAGATCGACGCGGGCGCGTCCCTCTCGACCGTGAGCCACTCGGGTCACGGCGGGGACGAGCAGGCCCCCGCGCTGGCCTCCGCCGAATCGCAGCCCGCGGGCTCCTCGCCCGTCGGTGCCGTGACCTGGGCGGGAGGTGCCGCGGTGTTCGCCGTGGGCGCCCTGCTGCTCAACCGCAGCCGCCGCAGGACCAACTGA
- the ccrA gene encoding crotonyl-CoA carboxylase/reductase, whose protein sequence is MTHVRDAAATDDPQAIAACEVPAGYRAAVVLAADHQALAGSPVEDRDPRKTVQVQEVPTPEPDHGEVLIATMASSINYNTVWSALFEPVPTFRFLRTLGRTSPEAARHDQPYHVLGSDLSGVVLRTGPGVREWKPGDEVVAHCLQPDLQTPGGHDDTLLDPGQRVWGYETNFGGLAELSLVKANQLMPKPAHLTWEEAASLGVALSTAYRQLVSHHGAAMKQGERVLVWGAAGGVGAYATQLALNGGAVPICVVSSQAKADLCRQMGAELVIDRAAEGFSFWEGRDRPRLSEWSRFRGAVRSLAGDDPDIVIEHPGRDTFGVSVMIAARGGKVVTCASTTGYQHTYDNRHLWMRVKRIIGSHMANYREAWAANELVARGSIHPVLSRVYPLDATGDATHAVANNSHHGKVGVLCLADRPGMGVRDPELRARKLDSINLFRKGQPR, encoded by the coding sequence ATGACCCACGTTCGCGACGCCGCGGCCACCGACGACCCGCAGGCCATCGCCGCCTGCGAGGTCCCGGCCGGCTACCGGGCCGCCGTTGTCCTCGCGGCCGACCACCAGGCACTCGCCGGGAGCCCCGTCGAAGACCGGGACCCCCGCAAGACGGTCCAGGTCCAGGAGGTCCCCACCCCCGAACCGGACCACGGCGAGGTGCTCATCGCCACCATGGCGAGCTCCATCAACTACAACACCGTGTGGTCGGCGCTCTTCGAGCCCGTTCCCACCTTCCGCTTTCTGCGCACCCTCGGCCGTACCTCACCGGAGGCGGCCCGCCACGACCAGCCGTACCACGTGCTCGGCTCCGACCTGTCCGGAGTGGTGCTGCGCACCGGACCGGGTGTACGGGAGTGGAAGCCCGGCGACGAAGTCGTCGCGCACTGTCTGCAACCGGACCTGCAGACGCCGGGCGGGCACGACGACACCCTGCTCGACCCCGGCCAGCGGGTCTGGGGCTACGAGACGAACTTCGGCGGCCTCGCCGAACTCTCCCTGGTCAAGGCGAACCAGCTGATGCCGAAGCCCGCCCATCTCACCTGGGAGGAGGCGGCCTCCCTGGGGGTGGCGCTCTCCACGGCCTACCGTCAGCTGGTGTCCCACCACGGGGCGGCGATGAAGCAGGGCGAGCGCGTCCTGGTCTGGGGTGCCGCCGGTGGCGTCGGCGCCTACGCGACCCAGCTGGCCCTCAACGGCGGCGCCGTTCCGATCTGTGTGGTGTCGTCGCAGGCCAAGGCCGACCTGTGCCGGCAGATGGGCGCGGAGCTCGTCATCGACCGTGCTGCGGAGGGCTTCTCGTTCTGGGAGGGGCGGGACCGCCCGCGGCTGAGCGAGTGGAGCCGCTTCCGCGGTGCCGTCCGGTCCCTGGCGGGTGACGACCCGGACATCGTCATCGAGCACCCCGGCCGGGACACCTTCGGCGTCAGCGTCATGATCGCCGCCCGGGGCGGAAAGGTGGTCACCTGCGCATCGACCACCGGCTACCAGCACACCTACGACAACCGCCATCTGTGGATGCGCGTCAAACGCATCATCGGGTCACATATGGCGAACTACCGGGAAGCCTGGGCCGCGAACGAACTCGTCGCACGCGGCAGCATCCACCCCGTGCTCTCCCGGGTCTACCCCCTCGACGCCACAGGCGACGCCACGCACGCCGTCGCCAACAACAGCCACCACGGCAAGGTGGGCGTGCTCTGCCTCGCCGACCGCCCCGGCATGGGAGTGCGCGACCCCGAGCTGCGGGCCCGGAAACTCGACAGCATCAACCTGTTCCGGAAGGGGCAGCCCCGGTGA